The following are encoded together in the Adhaeribacter arboris genome:
- a CDS encoding phosphoribosylpyrophosphate synthetase, whose product MKQYDTLVEALKDLESRGYKYNFNVAQDCLECAAISLKLFPQDFEVTEFYRFEGPTDPADSAILYAIEGNNGTKGVLVNAYGVYSDSGSEALMAKLHFS is encoded by the coding sequence ATGAAACAGTACGATACCTTAGTAGAAGCATTAAAGGATTTAGAAAGCCGGGGTTATAAATACAACTTTAATGTGGCCCAGGATTGCCTGGAATGCGCCGCGATCAGCTTAAAATTATTTCCCCAGGATTTTGAAGTTACCGAATTCTATCGCTTCGAAGGTCCAACGGACCCGGCCGATAGTGCTATCCTGTACGCTATTGAAGGTAACAATGGCACAAAAGGCGTACTGGTGAATGCTTACGGTGTGTATTCCGACTCTGGTTCGGAAGCTTTAATGGCTAAACTACATTTTTCTTAG